A segment of the Chloroflexota bacterium genome:
TATACCAAAAAACAGTTGTTGGCGCATGCCGGACAACAATTTATCGAGGGAGATGTTTTGCATTGGTGGTTCTCCATTAAAGGCGGCGGCCCTCGTACAAACTGCTCGGATGATTTGCTGTGGCTACCGTTTATCTTGGATGCATATCTAAAAGAAACTAATGATTTCAGCATATTGGATGAAATGATCCCTTATCTGAACGGTCCCGCAGAACCCTTCTACGATCACTGCAAACGGGCAATCGAACGATCCTTCTTTCGCTTTTCGCCAAGAGGGATTCCTTTAATGGGCGATCATGATTGGAATGACGGATTGAGCGCGGTCGGAACGCTTTTGAAAGGGGAAAGTTTTTGGGTTGCCGAGTTCTTATATATGATCCTCGGAAATTTTATTCCGGTTGCCAGGATGCGCGCGGACGATGACTTTGCCAAACGGTGCGACACGGTCCGCCAGAGCGTAAAAGATGCATTGAACCGTTATGGTTGGGATGGTGAGTGGTATTTGCAGGCAACAACCGATGATGGTTTATTGTTGGGATCAAAAGAGAATGATGAGGGCAAGATATTTTTGATGCCGAATAACTGGGCCGTTATCAGCGGTGTGGCTGATCATAACAGAACCAAAGCCGCCATGGCTTCTGTAACGAAATATTTGTTGAAGGATTATGGAACGCTGCTTAATTATCCAGCCTTTACAAAACCTCGTCCGGATGTTGGATATGTTACCCGTTATGCCCCGGGATTGCGTGAAAATGGCGGAGTTTATACTCATGCCGCAACCTGGTCAGTTTGGGCATATACACTTGCTGATCAACCGGAATTAGCCTATGAAGCTTACCGAAAAATTTGTCCGCCTAACAGAAGCCAGGATATTGACACATATAAGGCAGAACCCTATGTAACACCCGGCAATGTTGACGGCCCGCTTTCCGAGTTTTATGGTCGTGGTGGATGGACATGGTATACAGGTTCTTCACAATGGCTGCACCGTGTAGCAACTCACTGGATTTTGGGCATCAGACCGCAGGAAGACGGTTTATCGGTGGAGCCGTCCATTCCATCAAATTGGCCGGGTTATAAAGTAACTCGGAAATTTCGCAACGCTCTGTATAAAATTGATGTAAAAAACCCCGAAAATGTCAGTAAAGGCGTTAAATCTGTGGCGGTTGACGGAAGAATCTTGGATGGCAAATTAATTCCAGTCTTTAATGACGGGCAAACCCATATTGTCGAAATAATCATGGGAGAGGCTGAACAAAACCCCGTTCGTTAATATGGCGCTGAAAAAGAAAGGAGGTGCTTATTGGGATAGGCCAAAACAAAACATGTTTGTTTTTTTACAAATCACAATAATCAATGAGGAGATAAGAAATGAAAACCTACGCTAAATTAGTGTTCACTGTAATGTTAGTTGCAAGTCTTATCGGATGCACCACGCAACCCACGAAGACCGCTGAACCTGCAGCGACACAACCAGAAGCCACCGCCGTGCCGGCCACCGCCGTGCCGGCTACCGCTGTACCGCCCACCGCCGTGCCGCCTACCGCCGCGCCGGAACCGATTACGCTGAGATATGCGAACTGGAACCTGGGAACCGAAGAAGAAAATAACATTCAAAGGCAACTGGTCAAGGCATATACAGACTTAAACCCGCATGTGACGATTGAGTTTGTGGATATGTCCGGTGAAGGCGGTTGGGACGCAATTCTAACTGCTTATGCGGCTAAGGGAGAGCTGCCGGATGTCTTTATGGCTAACAATGTTCCGTTATATGTTTCCAACGGATGGCTGGCCGATTTAACAGACTTGACGAACGATGATGCGGATTGGCAGGATGTTCCCCAGGTCTTAAAAGACGCCTTTACTTACAACGACAAAGTTCTCGGTTTGCCAGCGGCCCAGTTCGTCATGGGCTATTTCGTCAATCGAGAACTGTACGAGGCTGCCAACCTGGATGCGCCAGAATATGGTTTTTCAATTGACGAGTTCAATACCGGTATAACCACCTTAACTGATGTCTCCAAGGGCGTTCTTGGCTTGGATGAACAAGAGTTCGTTATGGGGTGGTATCCGAGCGCCGTTGACAGCAACCTGAAATGGTTCAGCTATGACGGAACAGAGATGAATTACAACTCCTCCGCGTTTAAGGAAGGCCTTGCCAAGGCGGGCGAGGTGAAACCTTATACCTGGCAAGGTTTGTCGGATGAGCAGAAAACGAACTTTAAATCTGCCGGGCCTTGGGAGTTGTTCCTGAATCAAGAAGTCGGTTTGCGGTGGGATGCCTCCTGGGCAGTGCCAGACTACGTGCAAAAAGCTTCTTTTGATTGGGACTTCATCGGTATTCCTGGCGGCAATCAGGCACTAGTGGCGGATGTCATCGTGGTGTCCAAGACAACCGCTAACCTGGAAGAAGCCTATAGGTTTGCTAAGTGGATGACGTTCTCCACTGCCGCCTATGCTAAAGAAGCAGAATTAGCCCGCGCCGCGGGTTCTGCACCCAAAATGCCGGTTTCGGTCAATGATGCTTCTATAGAGCTTTATAAAGAATTCGTAGACAAGCCGGGCATCCTCAAAGCACTGGATAACCTGAACACCAGTGTGATTGAGTCTCTAGCAAAGATCGTCCCGGGCTATATCAATGCGCGCTGGGAAGGTAAACCAGGTATTGACGTCGGCGAAGATAAAGATGTTAATATGTGGTTTATGTTCAATTTCGCAAATGATGGTCGTTACAAATACGAGGACTACTCCGCGCAATTGGAAGAGTTCGCCAATCAAATCTTGGCAGATGCAGCATCTGAAATGAACAAGTAGTTGGTGAATAAAAAGGGGCGTTGTGATTTCACAACGCCCCTTTTTTTATAAAATCGGATAAAACTAAAATTGGATATTCCAATGAAGTTTAGTAGATTTCTAAGGTTAGTAGGGGCAGTCACCATCTTAATGACGGCGACGCCGTTTTCGGCGTGCGCCTCATTGACTGAAAACCATAATTCGGTGGTTGCTGCTCAGCAAAGTCAATCTCCTGATAGGGCTGAACACAGGAATATCATCGAGATTCGCGCCGATTCACTCGGACTGCCCATAACCAAACATGAAATCGCCGGCTTGTATGAGAAACCGAGTGTATTCCTTCAGCAAAATGACAGTATCCGTTTTGATGTTTTGCTTGAGGAAGAGGGGCTTTATACAATATCTTTTGATATGGCCGCCCCCGAGTCATTCATCAATGCGCCCGAAGGACAACTTTTGGTGGATGGGGCGTTCCCTTCGAACGATACACAGCGCATTGTGTTTCCGATTTTTTATCAAAATACCAGGGATACGTTCCCGTTGGACAGATATGGCAATGAAGCTTTAATCCGCCAAGAAAGGCTGGTTCGCTGGGCAAAAACCGCCTTGCGAGATGCGAATTTCAGCCAGGAATATCCTTTGCAATTCTATTTACCCAAAGGGGAGCATAACTTTGAGTTTAAATTAACTGAAGAATCCATGTTGTTGGGGAGTGTTTATATTGAAACATTTTCAACATATCCTGATTACGACCAATACGTAACAGACAACCAGGCCCCTGATTCTTCGGGTGTGTTGATCGACATTGAGGCCGAACACCCTTCCTATAAAAACGACACCTCGATTCGCCCGATCAATAATCGCAGCCTGGAGGTAACGCCTTATGATACCTACCAACTATTATTAAACACCCTGGGCGGTGAAAGCTGGAAACGCAGTGGAAGCGCTGTCTATTATGAATTTGACGTGCCAGCAGATGGAATGTATTTAATTACCCTGCGCGCGCTTCAGAATACCAAAAACAATTTTACTGTTTTCAGAAGAATTACTATCAATGACGCCGTTTTGTTTGAGCAGTTGAATGAGGTGGCTTTTGATTATTCTTCTCAATGGGCCAACATGACACTGGGAGGCGACACACCCTACAAGATTTTTTTGAGAAAAGGCGTGAATGTGTTGGGGATTGAAGCGAATAATTCTCCCTACCATTCGGCGATTGAAAAAATCAAAAAGGTGTTGATAGATATCAACAACCTGTCTTTGGAAATCAAAAAACTGACTGGAAACCAGGTTGATCCATTTAAAGAATGGGAAATTTCCGAATATATCCCCGATCTCCAAGAGCAACTCATCGCCATTGCGGATGATCTGCGCGAAGATTTGGATGTTTTGTCAGCCATTAATGAAAGCGGTGGGTCACAAGAAATTCTGACGTATCAAATGGCGATAGACAACATCCTGTTTTTGGCGCAGGACCCCGACAAGATTCCAGTGCGAATGAATCGTTTTTCAGAAGGTTCGGGATCAGCCGCCCAATTGCTTGGTAATATTCTGCCCACGTTGCAGAGTCAGCCTCTGGCTTTGGATAAGATCTATGTTCATTCACCGGATACCGTGCCTCCGCAGGTTAAAGTGCCGTTTTTTACTTCTTTGATTGAGGGAATCAAACGCTTTATCCACTCATTTGAACCGGATCCCTATCAATCCATTGGGGCCGGTGAAGACGAGATCGAAGTTTGGGTGAATCGTCCGCGCCAGTATCTCGACTTATTGCAAACGATGACGGATGAATCGTTTACAAAAGACACAGGCATAAAAGTAAAGTTCTCCATCATGCCAGATGAGTCAAAATTAGTGCTGGCCAATGCCGCCAGTATACAACCAGATGTCGCCCTGGGAGTCAGTACGAATGTTCCGTATGAATTAGCGATCCGTAATGCCCTAAAAGATTTGCGGTCATTTGACGACTTTGATTCTTATATTAGGATCTATTCCCCTGGCTCGCTATTAAGTTACATTATTAACGACTCCGTCTATGCCATCCCAGAAACGCAGGATTTCTGGGTCACTTATTATCGGCAAGACATTATGAATTCATTGGGGATTCCGATTCCGCATACATGGGATGAGGTGATTGAGATTTTGCCTGAACTGCAACGATACGGGATGAATTTCAACACACCCCTTTCCAGTGGCAGTGGCTTCAAAGGGTATTTAATGACCGCGCCTTATGTTTTTAATCAGGGCGCACAGCTGTATAGTGCCGATGGGTTTTCAACCGGGTTAGGCAGTGAGGAGTCCATTAACGCCATGAAGTTTATGGCCGAGAGTTTTACCATCTACGGTATGCCGCTGACGACTTCAAGTTTTTACGATAGTTTCCGATACGGCAGTTTGCCCATTGGGGTATCCAACTTTGAAACCTATCTCAAATTGTTAACCGCTGCGCCGGAAATCAATGGGTTGTGGGGGATTGACTTGTATCCGGCAACCGTCTTGGCCGATGGAACACAATACCGGTATGCGACTGGCTCGGCTCAAGCAGGGATCATATTTGCCAATACCGATCAACCCGATGAAGCGTGGACGTTTATGAAATGGTGGATGTCTACGGAGACCCAAGTAGATTTTCAACAGCAATTGATCCTAAATTACGGGTTGGAGTATTTGTGGAACTCGGCGAATGTGGAGGCATTTGCGTACTCTCCGATCCCTCGGGAGCAGAAAGACGTGATTTTGGAACAATGGCAATGGTTGCAAGAGCCGGTAAAACTCCCTGGCAGTTACATGCAGGAAAGAGAACTGAGCAATGCCTGGAACAAGATCGTTTTCGATGGGGTGAATCCTCGCGTCGCCATTGACAGTTCTATCATCATTATCAATCGTGAAATCACCCGGAAAATGGAAGAGTTCGGGTATCTCGAAAACGGGGTAAAGGTGAAAGAGTTCAAGATTCCGACGATAGAAACCGTCAAGGGGTGGATGGAGGCTGGAGAATGACGGCCAAAACAAGTGAGCAGACCATCCTCTTGCAGCAGAAGTCTTCGTGGGATTGGCCTTTCGGTAAGGCGCTAAAAAAATGGGTTGAGAAGGAAAGCGGCGCATATGCTTTTCTGTCCATGTACGCGCTGATGTTTATCATTTTTATCGTGGTGCCCGTTTTAGTGGCCTTCTTTCTGTCGTTTACCTTTTTTGACACCATTCAATTTCCCAAATTCAATGGTTTAAGAAATTACATTGTCTTGCTGACGCAGGACGAAATTTTCATGCGTTATGTGCTGCCCAACACGATCAAATTTGCGGTGATCGTCGGGCCGGGCGGTTACATCTTGTCATTTTTACTCGCCTGGATTTTGGCGCAGCTCCCGAAAGCCCCCCGCACGGTTTTGGCCTTGATCTTATATTCTCCTTCTATGACGTCAGGCGTCGCGATGGCCGTCGTGTGGAAGACTTTATTCAGTGGTGACCAAAATGGCTACTTAAATAGTATTTTGTTGGGGATGAGTGTCATACAAGAACCTATTCAATGGCTTCAGTCGCCACAGTATTTAATGACCATTATGATCATTGTCACTTTGTGGAGCAGTATGGGGGTTGGTTTTTTGGCGATGCTTGCCGGTATCTTGGAGATCAATCCCGAGCTTTATGAAGCTGGTAGCCTGGACGGGATCAGTAATCGATTCCAGGAAATCATTCATATTACGATCCCTTCCATGAAACCACAAATGTTATTCGGCGCGGTGATGTCCATTGTCGCTACTTTCCAGGCCGGCGCGATTGGTGTAACTCTTTCCGGGGGGAACCCCACGCCTCAATATGCCGGGCAGTTGATCGTCAATCACATCGAAGACTTTGGTTTCTTGCGGTATGAAATGGGATACGCTGCGGCAGTTTCGGTCGCACTGTTGCTGATGGTGCTCCTTTTTTCCAGACTTGCAAACAGATTATTTGGCAGTGAGGATTAGAGGAAAATGATGAGCCGCAAGAAGTTTAGCAGCCGATTTTCCGGCATTCGCAATCGGGGGATCAATCCTCAGGGCTTTCATACAAGCCAGATAAAGTTTTACTTTTTTCTGCTGCCTTTAGTCATTTTCATGCTGTTGCCGATCATCTTTATTTTCTCTCACGCTTTTAAACCGCCCGACGAATTGTTTGCTTACCCCCCGCGCTTTTTTGTCGTCAATCCGACCTTCAAGAACTTTACCGACTTGTTTGCGAAATTGTCGAGTTCCGGGATTCCGGTCAGCCGTTATTTATTCAACAGCGTCGTCATCACTATCGTAACGATTGGCGCTTCGATCCTGGTCTCGACGGCGGCGGCTTATGCCTTATCGAAAAAACGCTTCAAACTCAAAAAGGCTTTATTCGCCATCAATACGGTGGCTTTGATGTTCGTGCCGATTGCGGTCACGATCCCGCGTTTTTTGATCATCGAGAAACTCAACCTGATGAATACGTTCCTGGTTCACATCTTGCCGGGATTAGCTTTGCCGGTCGGGTTGTTTTTGCTCAAGCAGTTCATTGACGGGATTCCCGATGAGGTGGTCGAGGCCGCGCAGATTGACGGCGCGTCCGACGTGGGGATCTATTGGCGGATTATTTTGCCCATGATCAAACCCGCGATTGCCACTATTGCCATTTTGACGTTTCAGGCCACGTGGAATAATGCGGATATTTCAACTTTGTATATCAACAGTGAAAGCCTTAAGACCTTCGCGTTCTATCTGACGACCCTGACGACAACAACCGCAGGTGCTAATGCAGTGGCCGGCCAGGGGATTGCGGCGGCGGCTTCATTGATAATGTTTTTGCCCAACTTAATCATCTTTATATTATTACAAAGCCAGGTCATGAGCACCATGTCCCATTCGGGCCTCAAATAATGAAAAGGCTTATTCAGATCGCCTTCATCGCCGCGATATTTTTATTAACAGATACTCAGGCGAGTGCTGAGTCTCCCTATACGACGTGGGCATTAGGCCCCGGAGGGGGGCTTTTTATGACTCAAGACGCGTACACGCCCTTTGCCGAGGTGGATTTGCCCATATCCGGCGCAGAAGATATGGTTGTGACCCCGGATGGGTATATTTATATCGCGGATACCGAAAATGGGCGGATCGTGAAATTGCAGGATTTTGAGGTAATCGCCTCTTATGGCGAGGGAATTTTAGGAGAGCCGACCGGGCTGTTCGTGGATGATGAAGGGATCATGTATGTGGCGGATGCAGAGCAAGATGCCATTTTTACCCTGGCTCCCGACGGAAGTGTACTGAACCAATTCGGACGTCCTACCGAACCGTTGTTTGGAAAAAACCAGGAATTTCTGCCCCGGAAAATCGCGGTGGATGCGCGCCAGAATTTGTACGTCATTAGCGAAGGCTCGGTCAACGGGATCGTTCAAATGAACACCAATGGCAATTTCATCGGGTATTTCGGCGCGAATTCTGCCTCAATGTCGCTCAAGATGATTTTGCAACGGTTGTTTCTGACCAAAGAGCAACTGGATCAGTTTATTAAGAACCAGGCGGCTTCCCCCTCCAATATCGCCATTGATCATCAATCGCTGGTGTATACGATCACTGCCGGCACGTCAGATGCAAAGAGCATCCGGCGGTTTACGGTTTCTGGCAAAAATATCTTTCCTGACACGATTGGGTCAACCTCGTTTCGGGATATTGATGTGAGTGAAGATGGTTTGATATTGGCAATTGCCGCCGACGGAGTAATCTTCGAATATGATCTTAACGGTACACTGTTGTTCGTGTTCGGAGCACAGGACACTGGGGATCAGCGTTTGGGCACCCTGCAGAATCCAACTGCCATCGAACGGTATCAGGATACCATTTATGTCTTGGATAAAGACAAAAACGCTATTGTCGTTTATCAAACCACAGCTTTTGCCAGGCTCGTACACGATGGTGTTCGTTTGTATATGGAAGGGTTTTACAGCGAGGCCAAACCTTATTTTGAAGAGGTCTTAAACTACAACGGCTCTTTTATTATGTCGTATCAGGCTATTGCAGATGCTTATTTTAAGCAGGGAGATTATCCAAACGCCCTCACCAGCTATAAATATGCTGAAGACCGAAACGGGTATTCGCAGGCATTTTGGGAATTACGGAATTTCGTTTTACAGCAGTATTTGACTCAGACCATTTTGTGGATCATCGGCTTGTCGCTGGTTCAAAAAGGGGTCATGCGGCTGGATAAGCGGCACAAATGGTTTGATCCGATCCGACAGTGGGTTAGAGATTTACAGCGCATCAAGCTGGTGGATGACTTTGTTTTCATGTTCCGGTTTATTAAATTTCCGGCGGACAGCTTTTATTACATCAAGAAGGACCTTCGAGGTAGCTGGAAATTTGCATTGTTGATCTATGGCTGGGTGATCGTGGTCAGGGTATTGTCACTTTATTTAACAGGATTTACCTTTAATCCATATACCTCGTTGTCCGATATCCGGTTAGAGAATGAAATCGTCAACACCGTTTTGTTGATTGTTCTTTGGAACGCGGCGAATTATCTGGTATCTACTATCAGTGACGGGGAGGGCCGTATCCGGGATGTCATCACCGGCAGTGCCTATAGTTTATTCCCCTATGCGCTGTTTGCCTTACCAATTGCCCTGATCTCGAATGTTTTGACGCTCAACGAGATTTTCATTTACTCATTCTCCCTCAATTTGATGGGGCTTTGGATGGGGATCATGCTTTTTATCATGGTGAAGGAAGTTCACAACTATTCGTTTTCAGAGACGGTGAGAAACGTGCTGATCACCATATTCACCATGGCTCTGTTCCTTTTGACGGGATACATTCTGTATGTCCTGTTCAACCAGCTGTTTGACTTTATTTCAGCAATACTTCAGGAAGTAGGATTACGTGGCTAAAATAAAGCGAACATTTCAAAGCTTCATCTTAATTTGGTTGTTTTTGGGAGTAAACGCCGAATCGCTGACTGCCATAGCGCAGAAGCCTGAATTTACTTCTAATCAGTTTACCCGGCTCAATACCGTAAATACAAACTGGCAAAACTATCAAGGCATCCCGGATTCCTATGAACTCGTGGCCGAAAATGCCTTTTTTCAATTATATGCAGATAAATCCACTTTAGCTTTTAAAGTAGTTGATAAGCGTAGTGGATATGTCTGGCATTCCAATCTTGATGAAGTCAGTAAAGATGATCAACTAAACAAGACATGGACAGCGTTTGCTCGCAGTGGTATCAGCATTGATTATCTGGATAAAAAAGCAATCAGCAAACGCGCCTCCATCACCAACTCAAATCGTTCTATTGAAGTAAAACCAATTGACCAGGGATTTGAGGCTTTGATAAAATTCAGCGATGTCTCAATATCGATTGGCGTTATTGTCCGATTGGAGGCAAAGGGTGTCAGTGTTGAAGTGCCGTTTGAGTCAATTAAAGAGGAAAACGCGGATTATAAATTAGGTTTGCTTTATATATATCCTTTTTTGGGGGCCACCAAAGAAGATAGTGTTCCAGGCTATATGTTCATTCCCGATGGATCCGGAAGTCTGATTCGCTTCAGTGCGGCTACAAAAGCCAAAAACATGTTTTATGGCCGATATTATGGCGCGGATTTGGGCATGATCACCACGCTACCTTATGATCCAACGGTTAACCGGCCATACAAAATTTCAATACCTGTCATTGGTATGGTTCATGGGGAAAAGCAGAATGCATTTATAGCCATTGTCGAAAAAGGCGCATCGTATGGTGAAATCCAGGCGCATATGGCGGGTATCATCACGAAATTCAATTTTCTATACAATGCATTTATTTATAACGAAAGTTACTTCCAGGCTACCAATCGCTCGGGAGCTGGTGTTACAACTCTTCAGCCCAGAACGAATGCGTTTGATGTGAAGATATCTTATCGTTTTTTGACCAAAGACGATGGTGATTATGTAGGGATGGCGAAAAGCTATCAGCAGTATTTGATTGAAAAGGGGATCTTAAAAAAGATTCCCGATCAAAACAGCGATATCGGGATCAGGGTCGAATTTTTGGGCGGGGATAAAGAAAGAATTTTGCTGTGGAATCGCTTAATTGCGATGACTGCCGTTAGCCAGATGAGCGATATTCTAAAAGATTTAGGGATTAAGAACCCGGATGTCATTTACTACGGCTGGCAGCCGCTTGGCGCTTCCAGCACGCCTCCAAAATCATTGCAGTTAGATAGTAGCTTAGGCAACCCGGATCAGCTTCGCTCATTAATTGAAAAAATCGCTGCGGGTGGCGGAAATTTTTACCTGTATTTGGATCCACAGGCGGCATTGAAGGATGAAAATGGTTATTCGCCCCGCAACGATCTGGCGATGTCAATTACCAGTGTTAATTTGCAGGGTTACAATCGTAACAAAGTTAATTATTATCTAAATTTTGATGCGTTCAGCAAACACTATTCTACGCTTAGCAATGATGTTTTTTCGAAACTTAAGGCAGGCCTGGCATTAGATGGTATCGGTTCGATGCTTTATAGTGATTTTAAAAGCAATCATTTTTTGAATCGAGAAGATGCAATTAGGAAATATCAAGATTTGCTGGCTGAAAACAATGAGAGCACATCTTTTTACACACCGAATGATTACATGTTTGGTTATATGAAGGCTTATTATGATATACCTTTAACCAATAGCGGTTACATATATACCACCGATGCGGTGCCGTTTTTACAGATTGTC
Coding sequences within it:
- a CDS encoding glycosyl transferase family 36; translation: MNKKFENAYGYFSEDGKEYIITTPITPRPWGNIISNGDYGFMISQNGSGYSWRGNAGQNRITRSFQDLIKDNWGKYFYIRDLKRNVYWSATYKPVMHPYNYYSVVHGIGYSKFIQQVEEIDSELTVFVSAKDPAEIFQLKLINESNEVRELDITSYAEWLLGFAPDEHREFHKLFIETSADVAGSTVYARKCLWGFPDDKGRHNNTDWPFTAFMSVSEPLKSFDCDKESFIGLYNNDDKPKAMADSLLAGRTGRFTDAIASLQVKVTLEPNESRTVVFTLGVAEDGREDLAELIGRYTAVEKSEQALQDVKDFWSRFVDSERVETPDEAFNFMTNTWLKYQSISCRLWGKSAFYQVSAGYGFRDQLQDSQIFLISEPEYTKKQLLAHAGQQFIEGDVLHWWFSIKGGGPRTNCSDDLLWLPFILDAYLKETNDFSILDEMIPYLNGPAEPFYDHCKRAIERSFFRFSPRGIPLMGDHDWNDGLSAVGTLLKGESFWVAEFLYMILGNFIPVARMRADDDFAKRCDTVRQSVKDALNRYGWDGEWYLQATTDDGLLLGSKENDEGKIFLMPNNWAVISGVADHNRTKAAMASVTKYLLKDYGTLLNYPAFTKPRPDVGYVTRYAPGLRENGGVYTHAATWSVWAYTLADQPELAYEAYRKICPPNRSQDIDTYKAEPYVTPGNVDGPLSEFYGRGGWTWYTGSSQWLHRVATHWILGIRPQEDGLSVEPSIPSNWPGYKVTRKFRNALYKIDVKNPENVSKGVKSVAVDGRILDGKLIPVFNDGQTHIVEIIMGEAEQNPVR
- a CDS encoding extracellular solute-binding protein, yielding MKTYAKLVFTVMLVASLIGCTTQPTKTAEPAATQPEATAVPATAVPATAVPPTAVPPTAAPEPITLRYANWNLGTEEENNIQRQLVKAYTDLNPHVTIEFVDMSGEGGWDAILTAYAAKGELPDVFMANNVPLYVSNGWLADLTDLTNDDADWQDVPQVLKDAFTYNDKVLGLPAAQFVMGYFVNRELYEAANLDAPEYGFSIDEFNTGITTLTDVSKGVLGLDEQEFVMGWYPSAVDSNLKWFSYDGTEMNYNSSAFKEGLAKAGEVKPYTWQGLSDEQKTNFKSAGPWELFLNQEVGLRWDASWAVPDYVQKASFDWDFIGIPGGNQALVADVIVVSKTTANLEEAYRFAKWMTFSTAAYAKEAELARAAGSAPKMPVSVNDASIELYKEFVDKPGILKALDNLNTSVIESLAKIVPGYINARWEGKPGIDVGEDKDVNMWFMFNFANDGRYKYEDYSAQLEEFANQILADAASEMNK
- a CDS encoding extracellular solute-binding protein: MTATPFSACASLTENHNSVVAAQQSQSPDRAEHRNIIEIRADSLGLPITKHEIAGLYEKPSVFLQQNDSIRFDVLLEEEGLYTISFDMAAPESFINAPEGQLLVDGAFPSNDTQRIVFPIFYQNTRDTFPLDRYGNEALIRQERLVRWAKTALRDANFSQEYPLQFYLPKGEHNFEFKLTEESMLLGSVYIETFSTYPDYDQYVTDNQAPDSSGVLIDIEAEHPSYKNDTSIRPINNRSLEVTPYDTYQLLLNTLGGESWKRSGSAVYYEFDVPADGMYLITLRALQNTKNNFTVFRRITINDAVLFEQLNEVAFDYSSQWANMTLGGDTPYKIFLRKGVNVLGIEANNSPYHSAIEKIKKVLIDINNLSLEIKKLTGNQVDPFKEWEISEYIPDLQEQLIAIADDLREDLDVLSAINESGGSQEILTYQMAIDNILFLAQDPDKIPVRMNRFSEGSGSAAQLLGNILPTLQSQPLALDKIYVHSPDTVPPQVKVPFFTSLIEGIKRFIHSFEPDPYQSIGAGEDEIEVWVNRPRQYLDLLQTMTDESFTKDTGIKVKFSIMPDESKLVLANAASIQPDVALGVSTNVPYELAIRNALKDLRSFDDFDSYIRIYSPGSLLSYIINDSVYAIPETQDFWVTYYRQDIMNSLGIPIPHTWDEVIEILPELQRYGMNFNTPLSSGSGFKGYLMTAPYVFNQGAQLYSADGFSTGLGSEESINAMKFMAESFTIYGMPLTTSSFYDSFRYGSLPIGVSNFETYLKLLTAAPEINGLWGIDLYPATVLADGTQYRYATGSAQAGIIFANTDQPDEAWTFMKWWMSTETQVDFQQQLILNYGLEYLWNSANVEAFAYSPIPREQKDVILEQWQWLQEPVKLPGSYMQERELSNAWNKIVFDGVNPRVAIDSSIIIINREITRKMEEFGYLENGVKVKEFKIPTIETVKGWMEAGE
- a CDS encoding sugar ABC transporter permease: MTAKTSEQTILLQQKSSWDWPFGKALKKWVEKESGAYAFLSMYALMFIIFIVVPVLVAFFLSFTFFDTIQFPKFNGLRNYIVLLTQDEIFMRYVLPNTIKFAVIVGPGGYILSFLLAWILAQLPKAPRTVLALILYSPSMTSGVAMAVVWKTLFSGDQNGYLNSILLGMSVIQEPIQWLQSPQYLMTIMIIVTLWSSMGVGFLAMLAGILEINPELYEAGSLDGISNRFQEIIHITIPSMKPQMLFGAVMSIVATFQAGAIGVTLSGGNPTPQYAGQLIVNHIEDFGFLRYEMGYAAAVSVALLLMVLLFSRLANRLFGSED
- a CDS encoding carbohydrate ABC transporter permease, whose amino-acid sequence is MSRKKFSSRFSGIRNRGINPQGFHTSQIKFYFFLLPLVIFMLLPIIFIFSHAFKPPDELFAYPPRFFVVNPTFKNFTDLFAKLSSSGIPVSRYLFNSVVITIVTIGASILVSTAAAYALSKKRFKLKKALFAINTVALMFVPIAVTIPRFLIIEKLNLMNTFLVHILPGLALPVGLFLLKQFIDGIPDEVVEAAQIDGASDVGIYWRIILPMIKPAIATIAILTFQATWNNADISTLYINSESLKTFAFYLTTLTTTTAGANAVAGQGIAAAASLIMFLPNLIIFILLQSQVMSTMSHSGLK